A genomic region of Streptosporangium lutulentum contains the following coding sequences:
- a CDS encoding carbohydrate ABC transporter permease — protein MTAINDVLRSRARLVIAGVVTLLFVAPIYLTIVNAFKTQSQILKSPEALPIPPTLDNLSTALARPDGLIQLGLQNSLIDVVFSVALLIPLASAFSFYISRRKTKARAAVLALLAAGLMIPPQVILLPTIQILTFFGLDHSYPGLILSNLGGGYLSFAVFVYVGFMRAVPNEIIEAARLDGASGLRIWWGIVMPLVRPATATVAIFSSLWIWNDFLNPLFILGPLQGQTITTGLYLTIGQYSVDYGQLFGIMFLAAIVPVVGYLFVQKQFIAGLTSGSSK, from the coding sequence TTGACCGCCATCAACGACGTGCTGCGCTCCCGGGCACGCCTCGTCATCGCGGGTGTCGTGACCCTGCTGTTCGTCGCCCCGATCTACCTGACGATCGTCAACGCCTTCAAGACGCAGTCGCAGATCCTCAAAAGCCCCGAAGCGCTGCCGATCCCGCCGACGCTCGACAACCTGAGCACCGCGCTGGCCAGGCCCGACGGCCTGATCCAGCTCGGCCTGCAGAACTCCCTGATCGACGTCGTCTTCTCGGTGGCGCTGCTCATCCCCCTCGCCTCCGCGTTCAGCTTCTACATCTCCCGGAGGAAGACGAAGGCACGGGCGGCGGTGCTCGCCCTGCTCGCGGCAGGTCTGATGATCCCGCCGCAGGTCATCCTGCTGCCCACCATCCAGATCCTGACGTTCTTCGGTCTTGATCACAGCTATCCCGGGCTGATCCTCTCCAACCTGGGCGGCGGCTACCTCTCCTTCGCGGTCTTCGTGTACGTGGGCTTCATGCGAGCCGTTCCGAACGAGATCATCGAGGCCGCCCGCCTCGACGGCGCCAGCGGGCTGCGGATCTGGTGGGGGATCGTCATGCCCCTGGTCCGCCCCGCCACGGCGACGGTCGCGATCTTCTCCTCGCTGTGGATCTGGAACGACTTCCTGAATCCGCTGTTCATTCTCGGCCCGCTACAGGGTCAGACCATCACAACCGGCCTGTACCTGACGATTGGTCAATATTCCGTGGATTACGGACAGCTGTTCGGCATCATGTTCCTCGCCGCGATCGTGCCGGTGGTGGGTTACCTGTTCGTGCAGAAGCAGTTCATCGCCGGTCTCACCTCCGGGTCGTCGAAGTGA
- a CDS encoding carbohydrate ABC transporter permease — protein sequence MRTRKSRASRDNGLFAMAAVAFGLYLCFLVLPLLLSLKSSFTDENPLRSTSGFVGLDNYGEMIHDDQLHASLGFTLILAVGVTIAANAIGIAFAMMLNRTTLSYRVMRTIAFLPQVLSGVIVGFVWQTILTQQGLLNVTLQRIGLIDSPIAWLGSPNLALLSIGVVVTWILTGFTTVVYLAALQGVPVELYDSAAIDGATTWQRFARITFPLIAPGMTISVTISLITVLKLYDVITVLTGGGPANSTRSTALYIVKLAFTDNRFGYASAVAMLVLAMSAAIALSVTSLLRRREVNF from the coding sequence ATGCGGACTCGGAAGAGTCGGGCGAGCAGGGACAACGGACTCTTCGCGATGGCCGCCGTGGCCTTCGGCCTGTACCTGTGTTTCCTCGTGCTACCGCTCCTGCTCAGCCTCAAAAGCAGTTTCACCGACGAGAACCCGTTGCGGTCCACCAGTGGTTTCGTGGGCCTGGACAACTACGGCGAGATGATCCACGACGATCAGCTCCACGCCAGCCTCGGCTTCACCCTCATCCTCGCGGTGGGGGTCACGATCGCGGCCAACGCCATCGGCATCGCGTTCGCCATGATGCTGAACCGCACCACCCTGAGCTACCGGGTCATGAGGACGATCGCGTTCCTGCCCCAGGTGCTGTCCGGAGTGATCGTCGGCTTCGTGTGGCAGACGATCCTGACCCAGCAGGGCCTGCTGAACGTCACCCTGCAACGCATCGGGCTGATCGACTCGCCGATCGCCTGGCTCGGCAGCCCGAACCTCGCGCTGCTGTCCATCGGCGTCGTCGTCACCTGGATCCTCACCGGTTTCACGACCGTCGTGTATCTCGCCGCCCTGCAGGGAGTCCCGGTGGAGCTGTACGACTCGGCCGCCATCGACGGCGCCACCACGTGGCAGAGGTTCGCCAGGATCACGTTCCCGCTGATCGCTCCCGGAATGACCATCAGCGTCACGATCTCGCTGATCACGGTGCTGAAGCTCTACGACGTCATCACCGTCCTCACCGGAGGCGGCCCCGCGAATTCCACCCGATCCACCGCGCTCTACATCGTGAAGCTCGCCTTCACCGACAACCGCTTCGGATACGCCTCGGCGGTCGCGATGCTGGTGCTCGCCATGTCCGCGGCCATCGCCCTGTCGGTCACGAGCCTCCTTCGCCGCCGTGAGGTGAACTTTTGA
- a CDS encoding LacI family DNA-binding transcriptional regulator gives MTERTVGGTAGRRRGKRPTMLDVARTAGVALRTVSRVVNDDPTVGQDLVARVRAAIVTLDYEPDERAQQLRRGVSGTIGAAVRNLADAHPVLSAIDQAARKAKLTVLAMSTEDEEQREREAVMSMCRKRVDGIIIEPISANHQYLAPEIEAGMPVVAFDRPTGGVPADAVLSDNATGIGMAFRHLVQHGHRRVAYIGDHERIFTGRERAAAFRACVTAGGGPLEGMVHAGAVEPARIAGALTTAFGGPAPATALITGNAATTVEVLRHLGADAGRIAIVAFDDFLLADLLRPALTVVAQNSATIGRTAIELLLARAADPSRPVESVTVPVELIPRGSGELRP, from the coding sequence ATGACCGAGCGCACGGTTGGGGGCACCGCGGGGCGGCGCCGTGGCAAGCGGCCGACCATGCTGGACGTCGCCCGCACGGCCGGAGTCGCGCTGCGCACCGTGTCCCGGGTGGTCAACGACGACCCCACCGTGGGCCAGGACCTGGTCGCCCGGGTCCGCGCGGCCATCGTCACGCTCGACTACGAGCCCGACGAGCGCGCCCAGCAGCTGCGCAGGGGCGTCAGCGGCACCATCGGCGCGGCGGTGCGCAACCTCGCGGACGCCCACCCCGTGCTCAGCGCCATCGACCAGGCGGCGCGGAAGGCCAAGCTCACGGTGCTGGCCATGTCGACCGAGGACGAGGAGCAACGCGAGCGCGAAGCGGTCATGTCCATGTGCCGCAAGCGCGTGGACGGGATCATCATCGAGCCCATAAGCGCCAACCACCAGTACCTGGCGCCCGAGATCGAGGCCGGCATGCCCGTGGTGGCCTTCGACCGGCCGACCGGCGGCGTCCCCGCCGACGCCGTGCTCTCGGACAACGCCACGGGCATCGGCATGGCCTTTCGCCACCTCGTCCAGCACGGGCACCGCCGCGTCGCCTACATCGGCGACCACGAGCGCATATTCACCGGCAGGGAGCGGGCCGCCGCCTTCCGCGCCTGCGTCACGGCGGGCGGCGGCCCGCTGGAGGGCATGGTCCACGCCGGGGCCGTCGAGCCCGCGCGCATCGCCGGCGCCCTGACCACCGCGTTCGGCGGTCCCGCACCCGCGACCGCCCTCATCACCGGCAACGCCGCCACGACCGTCGAGGTCCTGCGCCACCTCGGCGCCGACGCCGGCCGGATCGCGATCGTCGCCTTCGACGACTTCCTGCTGGCCGACCTCCTGCGCCCGGCCCTGACCGTCGTCGCCCAGAACAGCGCGACGATCGGGCGGACGGCCATCGAGCTGCTCCTGGCCCGCGCCGCCGACCCCTCCCGGCCGGTCGAGAGCGTGACGGTTCCGGTCGAGCTCATCCCGAGGGGATCGGGCGAGCTGCGGCCGTAG
- a CDS encoding CocE/NonD family hydrolase: MGDALIDFDVPAAMRDGTVLRADVFRPTRDGPWPVLLVRSPYGKRDPHILRILDPLAAVRRGYMVVIQDTRGRAGSDGDWEPLTNERADGHDTVRWAAALPGSNGLVGMYGPSYLGNAQWMAAVGGPPELRAIVPAFTWSEPFDGLFGRGGAIELGLSASWSLSQGPDLLNRRWKASPADLDRELTALVSEIDALAETTYWELPSGAFPAFERAGVPDLGYQRALADPDAAAACRVAGGYDRVDVPVFNVGGWFDVFLQGTLDNHVAMSAAGRPTTLLVGPWSHQQQSSRQGEVGFGTAADEGSIDLRTSLGDLRIDWLDRWLRPDRPAPVGKPVRIFVTGVNRWRDEDAWPLARSVDTPLYLREDGGLSSEAPGADERPDTYRYDPADPVVTLGGTLLMSGEFPPGPHDQRRVEERPDVLVYTGEPLDADLEVTGRVRVSLTAASTAPSTDWVARLCDVGVDSVSRNLTDGIVRVSGPAGEPADHEIDLWSIGHVFLKGHRIRVQITSSNFPRWDRNLNTGEPAERATAMRVADQTVFHDAARPSRIILPVVPPEDPAR, translated from the coding sequence GTGGGAGACGCGCTGATCGACTTCGACGTCCCCGCCGCGATGCGCGACGGCACGGTCCTGCGCGCCGACGTCTTCCGGCCCACCCGTGACGGCCCCTGGCCCGTGCTGCTCGTACGGTCGCCCTATGGCAAGCGGGATCCGCACATCCTCAGGATCCTGGACCCCCTGGCCGCGGTGCGCCGTGGATACATGGTCGTGATCCAGGACACCCGCGGACGCGCCGGCTCCGACGGCGACTGGGAACCGCTGACGAACGAGCGGGCGGACGGGCACGACACCGTGCGCTGGGCGGCCGCGCTGCCCGGTTCGAACGGGCTCGTCGGCATGTACGGCCCCAGCTACCTGGGCAACGCGCAGTGGATGGCGGCGGTCGGCGGGCCGCCGGAGCTGAGGGCCATCGTCCCGGCGTTCACCTGGTCCGAGCCCTTCGACGGCCTGTTCGGCCGCGGCGGGGCGATCGAGCTGGGCCTCAGCGCGAGCTGGTCCCTCTCCCAGGGCCCGGACCTCCTGAACCGCAGGTGGAAGGCGTCTCCCGCCGATCTCGATCGCGAGCTCACCGCCCTGGTGTCCGAGATCGACGCCCTGGCGGAGACGACGTACTGGGAGCTACCCTCCGGCGCGTTTCCCGCGTTCGAGCGGGCGGGGGTTCCGGACCTGGGCTACCAGCGGGCCCTCGCCGACCCGGACGCCGCGGCCGCCTGCCGCGTCGCGGGAGGGTACGACCGGGTCGACGTCCCCGTCTTCAACGTCGGCGGCTGGTTCGACGTCTTCCTGCAGGGAACCCTGGACAACCACGTCGCGATGAGCGCCGCCGGCAGGCCCACGACCCTGCTGGTCGGGCCATGGTCGCACCAGCAGCAGTCGAGCCGGCAGGGCGAGGTCGGCTTCGGAACGGCCGCCGACGAGGGAAGCATCGACCTTCGGACCTCCCTGGGAGACCTGCGGATCGACTGGCTCGACCGCTGGCTGAGACCGGACCGGCCGGCCCCCGTCGGCAAGCCGGTACGGATCTTCGTCACGGGGGTCAACCGCTGGCGCGACGAGGACGCGTGGCCCCTGGCCCGGAGCGTGGACACCCCGTTGTACCTGCGCGAGGACGGCGGGCTCTCGTCCGAGGCGCCGGGCGCCGATGAGCGACCGGACACCTACCGGTACGACCCCGCCGATCCGGTCGTCACCCTCGGCGGCACCCTGCTGATGTCCGGGGAGTTTCCTCCGGGCCCCCACGACCAGCGTCGCGTCGAGGAACGGCCGGACGTGCTCGTCTACACCGGCGAGCCGCTCGACGCCGACCTGGAGGTGACCGGCCGCGTACGAGTGTCGCTGACCGCCGCCTCCACCGCGCCCTCGACGGACTGGGTGGCCCGGCTCTGCGACGTCGGCGTCGACTCCGTGTCGCGAAACCTCACGGACGGGATCGTCCGCGTCTCCGGCCCGGCGGGCGAACCCGCCGACCATGAGATCGATCTGTGGTCGATCGGTCACGTGTTCCTCAAGGGGCACCGGATCCGCGTCCAGATCACGTCGAGCAATTTCCCGAGATGGGACCGCAACCTCAACACCGGAGAACCCGCCGAGAGGGCGACCGCCATGCGCGTCGCGGACCAGACCGTCTTCCACGACGCGGCGAGACCGTCAAGGATCATCCTGCCGGTCGTGCCGCCCGAAGACCCCGCCCGCTGA
- a CDS encoding ABC transporter substrate-binding protein: MIRRTMLAACVVGALALTTACTNGSTGGTGTLTYMTFETPSLNSTFWNDSIAAAVKDAPGVKINRITSPSTDRDGYAKQLQASGQFPDLLQSITPSTFAGAGLLVPYDQAWVDANFLLPQGNALKGKVYIPPTNSQIIPEVFYNKELFAKAGVEPPKTWADFLTVCEKLKAAGITPMELGGGDPFAASMPLVGILSADVLGKNPQWLQERYAGKVKFSDANVIAAVEKYRKLVTSGYFDEGALGVKYADSITQFTGGKAAMYMMGSWFLGSVPKDDADNFGAFPVPTADGSVVIPFAVGGSMAISSKTKDLDGATRFAQAWSLDPGNLKALIESDGAFPMLKGKTLDDYNVTVSQVFKDSFAYVTDKNTKVAAIGWASNDDAMPPGLNDQLYAASQALFTSADVKGEMAKLDAAWDTATK; this comes from the coding sequence TTGATACGTAGGACCATGCTCGCCGCATGCGTTGTCGGTGCCCTCGCCCTGACCACCGCCTGTACGAACGGCAGCACCGGCGGCACCGGCACCCTGACCTACATGACGTTCGAGACGCCCAGCCTCAACTCGACCTTCTGGAACGACTCGATCGCTGCCGCCGTGAAGGACGCCCCCGGGGTGAAGATCAACCGGATCACGTCTCCGAGCACCGACCGCGACGGCTACGCCAAGCAGTTGCAGGCCTCCGGCCAGTTCCCCGACCTCCTGCAGTCGATCACACCGTCCACCTTCGCCGGCGCCGGTCTGCTCGTCCCCTACGACCAGGCCTGGGTGGACGCCAACTTCCTGCTTCCCCAGGGAAACGCGCTCAAGGGCAAGGTGTACATCCCGCCGACGAACTCCCAGATCATCCCGGAGGTCTTCTACAACAAGGAGCTCTTCGCCAAGGCGGGCGTCGAGCCGCCCAAGACCTGGGCCGACTTCCTGACCGTGTGCGAGAAGCTCAAGGCCGCCGGCATCACTCCGATGGAGCTGGGCGGCGGTGACCCGTTCGCGGCGAGCATGCCGCTGGTCGGCATCCTGAGCGCGGACGTCCTGGGCAAGAACCCCCAGTGGCTGCAGGAACGGTACGCGGGCAAGGTCAAGTTCTCGGACGCCAACGTCATCGCGGCGGTCGAGAAGTATCGCAAGCTGGTCACCAGCGGATACTTCGACGAGGGCGCGCTCGGTGTGAAGTACGCGGACTCGATCACGCAGTTCACCGGCGGCAAGGCCGCCATGTACATGATGGGCAGCTGGTTCCTGGGCTCCGTCCCGAAGGACGACGCCGACAACTTCGGCGCGTTCCCCGTCCCCACCGCCGACGGCTCCGTGGTCATCCCCTTCGCCGTCGGCGGCTCCATGGCCATCAGCTCGAAGACCAAGGACCTGGACGGCGCGACCAGGTTCGCACAGGCGTGGTCACTGGACCCGGGCAACCTGAAGGCGCTCATCGAGAGCGACGGCGCGTTCCCGATGCTCAAGGGCAAGACCCTCGACGACTACAACGTCACGGTGAGCCAGGTGTTCAAGGACTCCTTCGCCTACGTCACCGACAAGAACACCAAGGTCGCCGCCATCGGATGGGCCAGCAACGACGACGCGATGCCCCCGGGCCTCAACGACCAGCTCTACGCCGCCAGCCAGGCGCTGTTCACCAGCGCGGACGTCAAGGGTGAGATGGCCAAGCTCGACGCGGCCTGGGACACCGCCACCAAGTAG